GGATTTGGGGCAGGCGAAGTTGCAATTGAGTCATGCCCCCGATGAAGTTCGGGAACTGGCACAAACCTTTGAACACATGTTGTCTCGGTTATCCGAAGCCTGGGAACAACAACAGCAATTCGTCGGCAATATTTCCCACGAGCTGCGCACCCCCCTGACGATTGTCCTGGGTTATCTCCAAAGTTTGCTCCGGCGCAGTAGCAATTTTAGCCCCACCCAACAGGAAGCACTGGAGACGGCTGTAGCTGAAACAGAACGCACGGTAAGGCTGCTCGAGGATCTGCTGGCCTTGGCTCGGGTGGATAGCGGTTATATGCACTACCATCTGGAGCCAGTGGCGTTGAATAGCTTGATCTGGGAAATTGCTGGGATGGCTGAAAGATTCAGTAATCGCCAGATCGAGGTCACAGCTTCTGTGGAAGATATTTGGATCACGGTGGATCGCGATCGCTTGCAACAAGTATTCATTAATCTGATTGACAACGCCGTCAAGTACTCCCATCCCGATCAACCCATTGGTGTGACCCTGACCCACACAGAGCAGCAGGTTGAGATTGCCATCGGCGATCGCGGCTGTGGCATTCCCCTCAACCAACAGTCGCGGATTTTTGAGCGGTTTTACCGGGCGGATGCCGCCCGCTCTCGCAGTACCGGGGGGGTGGGATTGGGACTCTCAATTGTGAAAACCCTGGTGGAAGGCATGGGCGGTCAGGTCAGGGTGAGATCGCAGCCCGATCAAGGCAGTACTTTTACGGTGATCTTCCCCCTCTAGGCAGCAGCGACCCACAGCCAGCTCCTGGGAGGACAGGAGGAGCCGTCATCCAGTAACACCCACCCCAACGGGGAATCCGGTGAGGGAGTGAGAAAAACGATTACAGTAAGAAAAGTTAAATCTTTTTGAGTACTGATTTCAAGCCCATGGCAGAAATTCAATTTTCCCGTGGACTCCGGGAGGACGTAATTCCCGAAGTCCGTCTGACCCGTGCCCGCAATGGGGGAAGTGGTACGGCAACCTTTTATTTTCAAAATCCCGGTGCCTTGAGCAATACAAATACGGAAGAGATCACGGGCATGTACCTGATCGATGAAGAAGGTGAGCTGGCGACACGGGAAGTCAAAGCCAAATTTATTAATGGTCAACCCGCTGCCCTGGAAGCCCTCTATCTGATGAAAACCGCCGATGAGTGGGAACGATTCATGCGGTTTATGGAGCGCTACGCCAACGAACATGGCTTAGGTTTTAGTCAGTCCTAGCATCCGCTCTTGAGTCACTGTGATAGCCCCAATTCCCCATCCTGACGATGCTCCTGGTATCCGCCTCTCCACTGCCGTGATCACTGTCAGTGATACCCGCACCCCCGATACCGATCACAGTGGACAACTGATGCAGCAATTGCTGCGTCAGGCAGGCCATGGGGTGACGTGCTATCAAATTCTCCCGGATGAACCTCTCCAGATCCAGGCTCAACTCACCGCCTTAACGGCAGATCCAGCGTTGGTGGCGATTCTCTGCAATGGCGGTACGGGGATTGCGCCCCGGGATACCACCTACGATGCGATCGCAGCCTTGCTGGAGAAGCAACTTCCTGGCTTTGGAGAACTCTTTCGTTGGCTGAGCTTTCAGGAAATTGGCTCCCGAGCGATCGCCTCTCGGGCGGTAGCTGGTCTCTATCGCAGCAAGCTGATCTTCGCCCTCCCTGGTTCTACCAAGGCCGTGCGTCTGGGGATGGAGCAATTGATTCTGCCAGAACTGGTTCACCTGAGCCAGCAAGTGCGGAGCTAAGGCTCACCCTGGTGCTGGAAAATCGCCCATAAAATGGCGCTCTGAGGAGCGCCACGAGTAACTACGGGTAACTGCCTAAACCAAACCTAGGGGCTAATTGCTGGCACTTTTGGCAGGTTTTGGCCCACTGGGTTTTAGGACTGCGGGTTGCTCTAAGACCGAGATCGCCTGAGCATACTGGGGATCTTCCTTGGTTCCAATGAGCTTGGGATTGGTGGACAAGGTTTGCCGTTGCGCTTCTGTCAACTCCACTTTGACATCGGGGGCAATGCCCTTGTGGCTAATATCAGTACCGTTGGGCGTGTAGTAGTGGGCAATGGTCACGGCTAAACCAGAGCCGTCGGATAACTCATGCACCGATTGCACCAAGGCTTTCCCAAAGGTTTGGGTACCGACGACCGCCGCTCGATTATTGTCCTTGAGAGCACCGGTTAAGATTTCGCTGGAACTCGCCGAGTTACCATCTACCAGTATCGCCAGGGGTAAATCGGTCAAGGCTGTCCGATTGGTTGAGATTTCTTCATTGTTGCCCCGGCGATCGACAGTGCGGACAATGGTGCCAGTCTCTAGCCACATCCGGGTAATTTCCACACTGGCTTGCAGCAAGCCACCGGGATTGCCCCGCAAATCCAAGACAAATGCCTCGGCATTTTGAGACTTCAGATTTTGAATTGCCCGTTGCATTTGCTCTGCGGCATGGGAACTAAACTCACTGAGGCGAATATAGCCCACGCGAACATTACCTTCTTGGTTGAGGGAGTAGCGAACCGTCGGTAGTTCAATCCGCTCCCGCATGAGGATCTGGTTAATATCTTCACCGGATCGCATGATCCGCAGCGTCACCTTGGTGCCAACTTCACCCCGGATCAGGTTGGACGCATCTTCCACAGACAACCCAAAGGTCGGCTTGCCATCAATCGCCAGAATTTGGTCACCTGGTTTAATCCCAGCCTTGGCAGCGGGGGAATTGTCAATGGGTTCCACCA
The Neosynechococcus sphagnicola sy1 DNA segment above includes these coding regions:
- a CDS encoding sensor histidine kinase; amino-acid sequence: MTLGIAGFFLVGLGSIALWTNWQMQQILIVTHKQQIEYLAGRFPRDVELYSEMLPLEVGLQRTIDSLSTPSLLIWVKQPNGKIVAESAAFKISSTLSMALMSLTEMPIRAELYPVRDRYLVLCGQPLTVRGVALGQVYIAQDVTPDQLRLMAGVRSLILISLLTIGGTTLAIALYIRQSLQPLRQISQLAGAISAKDLGQAKLQLSHAPDEVRELAQTFEHMLSRLSEAWEQQQQFVGNISHELRTPLTIVLGYLQSLLRRSSNFSPTQQEALETAVAETERTVRLLEDLLALARVDSGYMHYHLEPVALNSLIWEIAGMAERFSNRQIEVTASVEDIWITVDRDRLQQVFINLIDNAVKYSHPDQPIGVTLTHTEQQVEIAIGDRGCGIPLNQQSRIFERFYRADAARSRSTGGVGLGLSIVKTLVEGMGGQVRVRSQPDQGSTFTVIFPL
- the psb28 gene encoding photosystem II reaction center protein Psb28, with the translated sequence MAEIQFSRGLREDVIPEVRLTRARNGGSGTATFYFQNPGALSNTNTEEITGMYLIDEEGELATREVKAKFINGQPAALEALYLMKTADEWERFMRFMERYANEHGLGFSQS
- the ctpB gene encoding carboxyl-terminal processing protease CtpB, which gives rise to MNRTSKRFPFLQAALFGGAVATTVTLTLFGPGLSRSVRAALQDSPKTVVDEAWQIVNREYVDGTFNQVDWQAVRQSLLSKNYTTREQAYVALKAALEKLGDPYTRFMDPKQYEALSNQTAGELSGVGIRLEVDGKSKILTVVEPIDNSPAAKAGIKPGDQILAIDGKPTFGLSVEDASNLIRGEVGTKVTLRIMRSGEDINQILMRERIELPTVRYSLNQEGNVRVGYIRLSEFSSHAAEQMQRAIQNLKSQNAEAFVLDLRGNPGGLLQASVEITRMWLETGTIVRTVDRRGNNEEISTNRTALTDLPLAILVDGNSASSSEILTGALKDNNRAAVVGTQTFGKALVQSVHELSDGSGLAVTIAHYYTPNGTDISHKGIAPDVKVELTEAQRQTLSTNPKLIGTKEDPQYAQAISVLEQPAVLKPSGPKPAKSASN
- a CDS encoding MogA/MoaB family molybdenum cofactor biosynthesis protein, with amino-acid sequence MIAPIPHPDDAPGIRLSTAVITVSDTRTPDTDHSGQLMQQLLRQAGHGVTCYQILPDEPLQIQAQLTALTADPALVAILCNGGTGIAPRDTTYDAIAALLEKQLPGFGELFRWLSFQEIGSRAIASRAVAGLYRSKLIFALPGSTKAVRLGMEQLILPELVHLSQQVRS